GCTCCGCTGTCGGCGGCAACTCCGGCCAACTTCACCGCATCGACCAGCGAGGTGTCGGTGATCCCGACGTACATCGGAACGCGTCCGTCGATCAATCGGCCCGATTGGGCGATCATCTCGGCCCGCAGCGAGGCGCTGAGACTGGGACCTTCGCCGGTTGTACCGAGCACAAACAGCCCGTCGACTCCCGCATCCAGCTGATGCCCGATCAATCGCTGCAGCCCCTCGCCATCGAGCGCGTCTTGATCGGACAGCGGCGTAACCAACGGCGGGACAATACCTTGGATCTTCATAGCTTCCTCCACAGCAAACAGATTGGGTTCGGTCAACGGATGACGATGCGAGCCAGCGTCAACAGATTGCCGATCGAAGCAGAGGAGTCTACTGGAAATCTATAGACTTTCAAGGGATTGCAGCACAGCGGGCTGCTCAAACGGAGAGGCTGGGGGATGCCGAGCAGAGATAAGAAAACTCGGCATAAAGATGAAGTCCCGAGCTTGGCGGAACGCTTGGATCGCCCCGATCCACCGACGGAGTGCACCGCCGGCGGCTTGGATCCTCGTATTGCTCGCCCCTACGGAAAGGAACGGCTCGCCGGTTGCGCGTCGTCATCGTCGCTGGCCAGCACCGCCGCGAGCCCGGCAAGCCCAGCCAGGGCACCAAGGCCTCCCAACCCACCACCGCTGCCACCACCGCCGCCGCCACCGAAACCTCCGGAAGAGTATCCGCCCCCTCCCAAGGAATTGTTCGGCCCAAGATCCTCTTCACTTACGACGACTTCTTCGTCAACGATGACCTCCTCCTCGACACAGCAGCCACAGGTATCGACGTGCTCGACGCACGATTCGATGACCGTAATCACAGGGCTGGGGCAGATCTCACAGACCATCGGTTCGCAACAGCCCACATTGTGCCCCAACGGCCCTTGCATCGCCGCCAGCTTGAAATTCGCATCGCTGGAACTCTTTGCGGTGCTCTTTGTGCTGGCCACCGCCTCAAATCCAAACGAGGCAAATCCAGCGGTTCCCGATGCGATCAGACCGTATGCGCCAGGCTTCAGTTGGGAAACGCGAAAGTGACCGTCGCGGTCGACGGTGGTTCGCGCCACGACCTTGCTGGCTTGCACCAGCATTACATTCAAGCTGTCCAACGCTTCGGTCTGCCCCGCAGCGGCGTGGGGCAGGCGAAGCTGACCCTGGAGTTCGCCATCGGCGGAAAGTTCGATCCGGTGGCCGATACGATTTTCGACAGCAGCAGTTTTCGCACTGGCCAATTGATAGCGATGCGTTGGCGGCCGAACTGCGACGACGGGACCATAGCTGCGAAGCATCCGCTTCGAAAGATCCCGATCCGCTGTCGCCATCGTGATCCGCAAAAGCGACTGGGGATGTGGTGGCGCAGAATCGGCCCCCATGCCGCCGAGCACATGCACGGTGTAACTGGCAAGCCCCTGTTTGCCATAGGCCACCAGGCCGTAGACCCCCACGCGAGCATCGTCGATCCGGAACCTCCCCTTCGCATCGGTCCGCGTGCAAATTCGCTGGTCTGGCGCCGCAAGAGGAACCAAGATCACCTGGGTTTCTGAGACACCTACGGATTCATCCCCATCCCCCATCGCAACCACGCCGGCCAACGATCCAGTGGCATCGAGCGTCACCCAGTGCTGAGCTGGAAAGTGCCCAGGGTCAGGCAACGGCTCGGCCGCTGCGGTAGAGTTCAACGCCGTCAGCATCGATGCGATGCCGACACACGTCGTTAACATTGGGATACATAATCGCATGTTCATAATCTCCATGAGTTCGCCGCTTTCAATCAACTAGCCCCGCAACGCCAACAAACCGAAGGGACGGGCCCGGACGTACACTGTATACGGAATTACACCGAAAGTAGCGATCCATTACCTCTCTGGCAAGTAACTTGCAGAATTTTCCCAGCGGGGGCCAAAAGCGAAAGATACGAAAAACAGGCAAGACAGGACGCCTCCTCGCGAGCAAAAACACCTAGTTTTCCAGCGTATTCTGCAAAAAACGCGCACTCGCATAACCAATTCGACCGACACGAACAGCTTCCTTCTGGCCTGGTTCGTCGAGTTCCAGCGGTCGATCGCTTGAACCGCAACGCCAGCCGTTCTCGGTTGATCTAGGTTCACATTGCGGCAACCCGCATCCCACGCAGAGCGCCGATCGGAGAGTCTCGAGCGATATGACGGGATCGATTTCCTTTCTAATCTTTACAATCAACCAAGGTGATCCAGCAGTGAAACAGACTGTCGACAATCGTGCCCGACGAGGGATAGCAGCGGTTGAAATGGCAATCGTCGCCCCTGTCATTTTGGTGATCGCCTTTGGCGTCCAAGAGGTGACCGCGGCGATCCATCTGCAACAAACGCTGAAGATCTGCGCCTACGAAGCAGCTCGCGTTGCCCTGCAACCCGACACGACCGAAGCAAACGTCAAAGCGACATGCGACAAGATCTTGCTGTCGCGTCAGGTCGTCAACGTCGACGTCGACGTAACCCCCAGCGACTTTCACACCAAGGCCTACGGGACGGAGATCACCGTCACGGTCAGCGCCGATCTATCGGGCAACAGCTTGGGCCCATTGTTGGTTTTGCCAAACCGCAAGGTTGTTGGTGCGGTCACCGTAATGAAGGAGCACGGCGAATGATTGGAAACTTGAGTTATCGAATATCTCGCGGGAAACCGGCCCGCTTGCATCGACGCGGCAGCGTGTTGGTTTTGATGAGCATCGTTCTACCGATGATGCTCATCCTAGCCGCGTTTGCAATCAACACCGCCAGCATCGAACTGCGACGCACCGAGATGGCGATCGCCAGCGATGTTGCGGCTCGCGCCGGCGGCCGCGAACTGACGATGTCGCAGAGCGAAGAGGCGGCGCGGCGACGTGCAAAAAGAGTGGCCCAGCTGAACAAAGTCGGCAACGTTCCACTGACACTGCAGGACAGCGACATCGAATTTGGCACTGCGTTGCGGTTGGGAACCGCACGTTACGACTTCACCGAAGGAACGGCGAATCCTAATTCGGTCCGGATCTTCGCACGCCGCAACACCGGTTCGGCGGACGGCCCGTTATCGCTGCCATTCCCTAGTATCCTGGGACGCAACACCGTCGACACCGAATGGAATTCAATCTCGACCCAAGTCCAGGTCGATATCGCCCTGGTCATCGACCGTTCTGGATCGATGGCCTACGCATCGGACGAACCGGCGGTCTATCCTCCCGCCCCTAGCTCGGCACCGGCAGGCTGGGACTTCTGCGATCCCGCCCCTCCCGTTTCTCGTTGGCGCGACATGTTGGCCGCGATCAGCGTCTTCGCCTCGGAAATCACGAACTCACCGACCGATGAACGGGTCGCCGTGGTCACCTACAACGAATCGGCAGACCTCGACCAACCACTGACCGCCGACTTTACAAAGATCACCACCGCACTGGACACCTACACCCAATCGTTGTGTGCAGGCGGGACAAACATCGGCGGAGGAATCGTCCAGGGAGTCGACGCTTTAGTCAATCGCGTTGAATCACGAAACGGTGCCAGCAAGGTGATCGTCGTCTTGACCGATGGAATTCACAACATCGGCACGGACCCCGTGTACGCCGCCAAGGAGGCAGGTGGCAAAGGGGCGTTGATCTTCAGCGTAACGTTCTCCGATGAAGCCGACCAAAACCGCATGCAGCAAGTTGCCGAGAAGGGCTACGGCAAACACTTCCATGCGCAAAACGGCGACGAATTGAAGGTCGTCTTTGCAGAGATCGCCAAACGCATGCCGACGCTGCTAACAAAATAAGACGCCACTCCTCACCAAGAGACACTGCAACGAGATGGATCACCGAATGAAGAGAAACGATTGCCGCCACGCCCCGATCACTCCGAGGCTTCGACGGACCAACCGCCATGGAGCTTATGTCGTCGAATGCGCGGCGATCCTTCCGATCCTGCTGATGTTGATTCTTGGATCGATCGAATTTGTACGGATCTCGAACATTCGCCACGCCCTCAACTCGGCAGCGTACGAAGCTTGCCGCACCGTGATCGTTCCCGGGGCGTCGACTGCGGAAGCAAAAGACAAAGCGAACCAGATACTTAATCGATACGGCCTTTCGGTCGCCGACATTCAAGTCACACCGTCGGAGATCCTCGAAAGCACTCCGGAAGTCAAAGTTGCGATTTCGGCGCGGGCTGCCGACAACGCGTGGTACCTGACGAAATATACCGGTGGCAACAAACTGGCTGCCGAAACGACTCTGTTGACCGAGCGCGCTGCGACGATCCTGGCGTCGGCGAT
Above is a genomic segment from Rosistilla ulvae containing:
- a CDS encoding vWA domain-containing protein; amino-acid sequence: MIGNLSYRISRGKPARLHRRGSVLVLMSIVLPMMLILAAFAINTASIELRRTEMAIASDVAARAGGRELTMSQSEEAARRRAKRVAQLNKVGNVPLTLQDSDIEFGTALRLGTARYDFTEGTANPNSVRIFARRNTGSADGPLSLPFPSILGRNTVDTEWNSISTQVQVDIALVIDRSGSMAYASDEPAVYPPAPSSAPAGWDFCDPAPPVSRWRDMLAAISVFASEITNSPTDERVAVVTYNESADLDQPLTADFTKITTALDTYTQSLCAGGTNIGGGIVQGVDALVNRVESRNGASKVIVVLTDGIHNIGTDPVYAAKEAGGKGALIFSVTFSDEADQNRMQQVAEKGYGKHFHAQNGDELKVVFAEIAKRMPTLLTK
- a CDS encoding peptidase associated/transthyretin-like domain-containing protein; translation: MRLCIPMLTTCVGIASMLTALNSTAAAEPLPDPGHFPAQHWVTLDATGSLAGVVAMGDGDESVGVSETQVILVPLAAPDQRICTRTDAKGRFRIDDARVGVYGLVAYGKQGLASYTVHVLGGMGADSAPPHPQSLLRITMATADRDLSKRMLRSYGPVVAVRPPTHRYQLASAKTAAVENRIGHRIELSADGELQGQLRLPHAAAGQTEALDSLNVMLVQASKVVARTTVDRDGHFRVSQLKPGAYGLIASGTAGFASFGFEAVASTKSTAKSSSDANFKLAAMQGPLGHNVGCCEPMVCEICPSPVITVIESCVEHVDTCGCCVEEEVIVDEEVVVSEEDLGPNNSLGGGGYSSGGFGGGGGGGSGGGLGGLGALAGLAGLAAVLASDDDDAQPASRSFP
- a CDS encoding TadE/TadG family type IV pilus assembly protein, which gives rise to MKRNDCRHAPITPRLRRTNRHGAYVVECAAILPILLMLILGSIEFVRISNIRHALNSAAYEACRTVIVPGASTAEAKDKANQILNRYGLSVADIQVTPSEILESTPEVKVAISARAADNAWYLTKYTGGNKLAAETTLLTERAATILASAIPTPPPPPEPEPEPTPTPEPEPEPTPTPTPEPEPEPEPEPEPEPEPEPTPTPTPEPEPTPTPAPPPKPML
- a CDS encoding TadE/TadG family type IV pilus assembly protein → MKQTVDNRARRGIAAVEMAIVAPVILVIAFGVQEVTAAIHLQQTLKICAYEAARVALQPDTTEANVKATCDKILLSRQVVNVDVDVTPSDFHTKAYGTEITVTVSADLSGNSLGPLLVLPNRKVVGAVTVMKEHGE